One part of the Peromyscus leucopus breed LL Stock chromosome 19, UCI_PerLeu_2.1, whole genome shotgun sequence genome encodes these proteins:
- the LOC114694925 gene encoding LOW QUALITY PROTEIN: uncharacterized protein LOC114694925 (The sequence of the model RefSeq protein was modified relative to this genomic sequence to represent the inferred CDS: inserted 2 bases in 2 codons; deleted 3 bases in 2 codons; substituted 1 base at 1 genomic stop codon) has product MGQTVTTPLSLTLDHWSDVKTRANNEGVVVKKKKWITLCEAEWVRMDVGWPREGTFNLSLISQVEGKVFALSPHGHPDQVPYIAMWRLLATEPPHGLKPFLSPPAPLAAAALAESRAEEAGSADPSHSLFLPTPPPARLFLSQRPPLAQGGAAGMGSAGTAPGRRLATAERTSTVAVHRARLWVGWGGPVWGRGLGRGGVTRERRVTLPRGGPTAIPGESGTGGTGGPHRGKRDEPAKESRAFPLREGPNHQLQYWPFSASDLYNWKQHNPPFSKDPVALTNLIESILVTHKPTWEDCQQLLQTLLTVEEKQRVFLEARKQVPGDDGRPTQLPNIIDAAFPLTRPNWDFATPEGREHLRLYRQLLLAGLRGAARRPTNLAQVRNVTQGKEETPAAFLERLREAYRMYTPYNPEDPGQAPGVILSFIYQSSPDIRAKLQRLEGLHSLSLSDLLREAEKVFNKRETPEEREERMWQRQEERDKKRHREMSKVLATVVSQGQVREGVRTRDQRRTPLDRDQCAYCKERGHWARDCPKKPQGSRRPKSRATDLLNLEDXGGQGQEPAPPQPRITLKIGGQPVTFLVDTGAQHSVLTHTRGSLSDRTALVQGATGSRRYRWTTERKVQLASGQVTHSFLHIPDCPHPLLGRDLLTKLKAQIYFDDKGSTVTGPKGTPLQVLALKLEEEYRLFESESSKGPPQGMQDWLREFPSAWAETGGLGLAHDQPPLVIQLKASATPVSIKQYPMSREAHEGIKPHIRRLLDQGVLVPCRSPWNTPLLPVKKPGTGDYRPVQDLREVNKRVEDIHPTVPNPYNLLSTLPPTHIWYTILDLKDAFFCLRLHPQSQLLFAFEWRDPEMGLSGQLTWTRLPQGFKNSPTLFDEALHSDLAEFRVEHPALILLQYVDDLLLAARTQAECLRGTRALLAKLGQKGYRASAKKAQICQSKVIYLGYTLEGGQRWLTKARKEAILSIPPPRTXRQVREFLGTAGYCRLWIPGFAEMAAPLYPLTKPGTMFHWGEEQQQAFQRIKRTLLESPLALGLPELTKPFELFVDENSGFAKGVLVQRLGPWKRPVAYLSKKLDPVAAGWPXCLRMVAAIAVLLKDAGKLTLGQPLTVLSSHAVEALVRQPPDRWLSNSRMTHYQALLLDTDRVVFGPVVSLNPATLLPLPDPSEEHNCLQILVEAHGTRSDLTDQPLSNPDFIWFTDGSSFLQEGEWRARAAVTTKSEVVWASLLPPGTSAQRAELIALTQALRMAEGKRLTVYTDSRYAFPTAHVHGEIYRRRGLLTSEGKEIKNKKEILDLLRALFLPHQLSIIHCPGHQKDDSVIARGNRLADLKARTVALQSPRGDQLLVLQDQQPRRDPMSYSPEDQELAKKMGAEWSPERQAYIMDNKLVMPTSHTKYMLKFLHMLTHLSKNKMRALLADEALDTVLLNQEQVLQQVTSSCPACAQVNPGKGHLSRRSCLRGHRPGVHWELDFTEVKPGLYGYRYLLIFVDTFSEWIEIFPTKKETANVVTKKLLEEIFPSPTLEAHLQALQLVQKTVWKPLADAYREQLNRPVVPHPFKIGDSVWVRRHQSKNLEPR; this is encoded by the exons ATGGGACAGACTGTCACCACCCCCTTGAGCCTCACGCTTGACCACTGGTCAGACGTGAAGACACGAGCCAACAACGAGGGAGTTGTAGTCAAGAAGAAAAAATGGATCACTCTTTGCGAGGCCGAATGGGTCAGAATGGATGTAGGATGGCCTCGCGAGGGAACCTTTAACCTCAGTCTTATTTCACAGGTGGAGGGAAAAGTTTTCGCTCTGAGTCCCCATGGCCACCCGGACCAGGTCCCATACATCGCCATGTGGAGACTCCTGGCGACAGAACCCCCCCATGGGTTAAAGCCGTTTctctcccctccagcccccctgGCAGCAGCAGCTCTCGCCGAATCCCGGGCCGAGGAAGCCGGATCGGCGGATCCCTCCCACTCCCTGTTTCTCCCGACCCCTCCACCAGCGCGTCTTTTCCTCTCCCAGCGTCCGCCGCTCGCGCAGGGCGGGGCTGCGGGCATGGGGTCGGCGGGGACCGCCCCCGGCCGGCGACTGGCCACTGCCGAGCGCACTTCCACTGTGGCGGTGCACCGCGCCCGGCTCTGGGTCGGCTGGGGAGGCCCGGTTTGGGGAAGGGGGCTCGGGAGGGGCGGCGTCACCCGTGAACGCCGAGTCACCCTGCCCCGAGG AGGACCCACCGCCATACCCGGGGAATCGGGCACCGGAGGGACCGGCGGCCCCCACAGAG GAAAGCGCGACGAACCAGCCAAAGAATCCAGGGCCTTTCCCCTTAGGGAAGGTCCTAATCACCAGCTCCAATACTGGCCGTTTTCGGCTTCTGATCTCTATAACTGGAAGCAACATAATCCTCCTTTCTCTAAGGACCCTGTTGCCTTGACTAACCTGATTGAGTCCATTTTAGTGACCCACAAGCCCACTTGGGAAGATTGTCAGCAGTTACTGCAGACCCTCCTGACGGTGGAGGAAAAGCAGCGAGTCTTCCTGGAGGCTCGGAAGCAGGTTCCAGGAGACGATGGAAGACCCACCCAATTGCCTAATATCATTGACGCAGCCTTTCCCCTCACTCGCCCGAACTGGGACTTCGCGACCCCAGAAGGTAGGGAGCACCTacgtctctatcgccagttgctcttGGCGGGTCTCCGAGGGGCTGCTAGACGCCCTACCAATCTGGCCCAGGTTAGGAATGTGACCCAGGGAAAGGAGGAGACGCCGGCAGCGTTCTTGGAAAGACTTAGAGAGGCATATAGGATGTATACCCCGTACAATccggaagatccaggacaggcgccggGTGTCATCTTGTCTTTCATCTATCAGTCAAGTCCAGATATAAGGGCCAAGTTACAGAGACTAGAAGGATTGCATTCACTCAGTTTGTCAGATTTAttgagagaggcagaaaaagtgtTTAATAAGAGAGAAACTCCCGAAGAGCGGGAGGAGAGGAtgtggcagaggcaagaagagagagataagaaacgTCATAGGGAAATGAGTAAAGTCCTGGCCACTGTAGTGTCTCAGGGACAGGTTAGAGAGGGAGTTAGGACGAGAGATCAAAGAAGGACACCGCTTGACAGAGACCAGTGTGCTTACTGTAAAGAGAGAGGGCATTGGGCTCGTGACTGCCCAAAGAAGCCTCAAGGGTCTCGGAGACCTAAGTCAAGGGCCACGGACCTCCTCAATCTGGAGGATtagggaggtcaaggccaggagcccgcccccccccagccTAGGATAACTCTCAAGATTGGGGGGCAGCCAGTGACCTTCCTGGTGGACACTGGGGCTCAACATTCAGTCCTGACCCATACCAGAGGCTCTCTCAGTGACCGTACAGCTTTGGTCCAGggggccacaggtagcaggaggtaTCGATGGACCACCGAGAGAAAGGTTCAGCTGGCATCTGGACAGGTAACCCACTCT TTTTTGCATATACCCGACTGCCCTCACCCATTATTGGGCCGAGACCTGTTGACTAAGCTCAAGGCTCAGATCTATTTTGATGACAAGGGGTCGACGGTTACAGGACCCAAAGGGACCCCCCTACAAGTCCTAGCCCTAAAACTGGAAGAGGAATACCGCCTGTTTGAATCTGAGTCCTCTAAGGGGCCACCACAAGGAATGCAGGACTGGTTGAGGGAATTTCCCTCGGCATGGGCAGAGACTGGTGGCTTGGGGCTGGCTCACGACCAACCCCCACTTGTTATTCAGTTAAAAGCCTCCGCCACTCCCGTTTCAATCAAACAGTATCCTATGTCCCGGGAAGCCCACGAGGGCATTAAACCACACATCCGGAGGCTTTTGGACCAGGGGGTACTTGTGCCCTGTCGATCCCCTTGGAATACCCCCCTCCTGCCTGTAAAAAAACCTGGGACAGGGGATTACAGACCGGTTCAAGACCTGAGGGAGGTTAATAAACGGGTTGAAGATATACACCCCACGGTGCCAAACCCTTACAACCTCCTCAGCACTCTTCCACCAACCCACATTTGGTATACGATACTGGACTTGAAGGATGCCTTCTTCTGTTTGAGATTGCACCCCCAGAGTCAACtgctgtttgcttttgaatggaGAGACCCAGAGATGGGGCTTTCAGGACAGTTGACCTGGACTCGGCTCCCCCAGGGGTTTAAAAACAGCCCGACCCTCTTTGATGAAGCCTTACACTCAGACCTAGCCGAGTTCCGGGTCGAACATCCGGCCTTAATCTTGCTCCAATATGTGGATGACCTCCTCCTAGCAGCCAGAACCCAGGCTGAATGTCTGAGAGGCACTCGGGCCCTTTTGGCTAAACTGGGACAGAAGGGCTATCGGGCTTCGGCCAAGAAGGCTCAGATTTGTCAAAGCAAAGTCATTTACCTGGGTTACACCCTAGAGGGAGGACAGAGATGGCTCACGAAAGCAAGGAAGGAGGCCATACTCTCCATACCCCCTCCAAGGA CCCGCCAGGTGCGGGAGTTCCTAGGTACAGCCGGCTACTGCCGCCTCTGGATCCCAGGTTTTGCTGAGATGGCTGCCCCCCTGTATCCTCTCACCAAGCCTGGGACCATGTTCCACTGGGGAGAGGAGCAACAACAGGCCTTTCAACGAATTAAGAGAACCTTACTTGAGTCACCA CTCGCTCTTGGCCTACCAGAGCTGACTAAGCCTTTTGAACTGTTCGTGGACGAGAactcaggctttgcaaaaggagtactggtacagagactggggccatGGAAGAGACCTGTAGCTTATCTATCCAAGAAATTAGACCCGGTAGCTGCAGGATGGC CCTGTCTGCGCATGGTAGCCGCCATTGCTGTTTtgctcaaggatgcagggaaactgactttgggacAGCCATTAACTGTGTTATCCTCCCATGCGGTGGAAGCTCTGGTCCGGCAGCCCCCAGATAGATGGCTCTCAAATTCCAGGATGACccactaccaggctctgttgttaGACACAGACCGAGTGGTGTTCGGACCAGTTGTCTCCCTCAACCCCGcaaccctgctgcccttgccagacccatccgaggagcacaattgcctccagattctAGTGGAGGCCCATGGCACCCGCTCCGACCTAACAGATCAACCACTGTCGAACCcagattttatctggttcacggatgggagcagcttcctccaagaaggagaATGGAGGGCCAGAGCAGCCGTTACCACCAAATCAGAGGTAGTTTGGGCCTCACTGCTGCCGCCTGGAACATCGGCCCAAAGAGCAGAGCTGATCgcgctgacccaggccctccggatGGCGGAAGGTAAGAGACTCACGGTCTATACCGACAGCAGATATGCCTTCCCCACTGCCCATgtacatggagaaatctacagaagaAGAGGCCTTTTGACCTCGGAGGGTAaggaaattaagaacaaaaaagaaattttagacCTCTTAAGGGCATTGTTCCTCCCACATCAGCTCAGCATTATACATTGTCCTGGGCACCAAAAGGATGACTCTGTCATAGCACGGGGAAATCGGCTGGCTGATCTGAAAGCCCGGACAGTCGCCTTACAATCCCCTAGGGGCGACCAGCTGTTGGTCTTGCAGGACCAACAACCAAGAAGAGACCCCATGTCCTACAGcccggaggaccaggaactagcaaagaaaatgggggcggaaTGGAGCCCCGAGCGACAAGCTTATATAATGGATAACAAATTAGTTATGCCAACCTCCCATACCAAATACATGCTCAAGTTTCTCCACATGCTAACCCATTTAAGCAAAAACAAGATGAGGGCCCTTCTGGCTGATGAGGCTTTGGACACTGTGTTATTGAATCAGGAACAGGTCCTCCAACAGGTGACTTCCAGCTGCCCTGCTTGTGCCCAAGTTAATCCAGGAAAAGGCCATCTGAGCAGACGGAGCTGCCTGCGAGGTCACCGCCCCGGAGTCCATTGGGAACTTGACTTCACCGAGGTAAAACCCGGACTGTATGGATATAGATACCTTCTGATTTTTGTAGACACATTTTCAGAGTGGATAGAGATCTTCCCTACCAAGAAGGAGACCGCTAACGTGGTAACCAAGAAACTCCTGGAGGAAATTTTTCCCAG CCCTACCCTAGAGGCgcacctccaagccctccaacTGGTACAAAAGACGGTGTGGAAACCCCTGGCCGATGCCTACCGGGAGCAACTGAATCGCCCGGTGGTGCCTCACCCATTCAAGATTGGGGACTCTGTCTGGGTCCGACGCCATCAATCCAAGAACCTAGAGCCGAGGTAG